The sequence TAACATTAATTTTATATCTCATTTGATCTTTCTAGTTTTACAACACAATGGAACTGCATCAACGACACCTCTCCAATTTTTACAAATTGCACAACTGAGAATCAAAAGTCTTTGATAAATAATTAAACCCTAAGAAGAGCGGTGATTGCAGACACTGACTGAAAATCGCAGCTGAAACAAGATGCCCAACATGTCGAGCATCAAGGCGGAGCAGCAGGGTGCTCCCATTGGAGGAGGAACCGGTGGCTATCAACTGCCGGTCAACATGTGCACCAGTTCCGTGGCCACCACGACGACGACAACTTTGGGAGTGGTAGCCACCGGCGGAGCCACTGGATCCCGGCACAATGTGTCTGTGACGAATATCAAGTGTGAGTTGGATGAGCTGCCCACGCCCAATGGAAATCTGGTGCCGGTGATCGCAAACTACGGTCATGGTAGCCTGCGCATTCCCCTCACTGGACAGCCGCCCAGTCACGAGGATTCCGATTCGGAGGAGGAGCTGGCGAACATCGAGAACTTGAAGGTGCGACGAAGGACGGCGGCGGACAAGAATGGACCTCGTCCTATGTCCTGGGAGGGCGAACTGAGCGACGCGGAGGTCAATGGCGGCGGTGAGGAGCTGATGGAAATGGAGCCAACGATCAAGAACGAGGTGGTGGTGGCCAGCGTTGCCACGAACCAGCAGCCTACTTGCGCCCTCCAGCCCATCAAGACAGAACTGGAGAACATTGCCGGCGAGCTGCAGCTGCAGGGGAAGTCCTATCCCATGTCCAACTCCCAGGGACATGGGGCTGCCAAGATGAAGCTGGCGCCGACGCAAAGTGATCCCATCAATCTCAAGTTTGAGCCACCGCTGGGGGACAACTCACCGCTTCTGGCTGCCCGGAGCAAGTCGAGCAGTGGTGGCCACCTGCCCCTGCCTGCGAATCCCAGTCCCGACTCCGCCATACATTCCGTCTACACGCACAGCTCACCATCGCAGTCGCCGCTAACGTCGCGCCACGCCCCCTACACGCCCTCGCTGAGCCGCAACAACAGCGATGCCTCGCACAGCAGCTGCTACAGCTACAGCTCCGAGTTCAGTCCCACCCACTCGCCCATCCAGGCGCGGCATGCCCCACCAGCCGGCACCCTGTATGGCAATGGGGGAGTGCATCATCACAGCGTTCTGTACCGGCCACTCAAGGTGGAGGCCTCATCGACTGTGCCATCGAGTGGTCAGGAGGCGCAGAACCTTAGCATGGACTCGACGTCCAGCGGATGTCTAGATGGAGTTGGTTCGGGATCCTCGCATCCCGCCTCGCCGGCTGGCATATCGCGGCAGCAGTTGATCAACTCACCGTGCCCCATCTGCGGTGACAAGATCAGTGGCTTCCACTATGGCATCTTCTCCTGCGAGTCCTGCAAGGGCTTCTTCAAGCGCACCGTCCAGAATCGGAAGAACTATGTTTGCGTGCGCGGAGGTCCCTGTCAGGTGAGCATCTCCACGCGCAAAAAGTGTCCGGCCTGTCGGTTCGAGAAGTGCCTGCAGAAGGGCATGAAGCTGGAGGCCATTCGGGAGGATCGAACTCGCGGTGGACGCTCCACCTACCAGTGCTCCTACACGCTGCCCAACTCGATGCTCAGTCCGCTCCTGAGTCCTGACCAAGCGGCTGCAGCTGCCGCCGCCGCAGCGGTGGCAagtcagcagcagcagcagcaacaacagcagcagcaacagcgaCTGCATCAATTGAACGGCTTCGGAGGCGTACCCATTCCCTGCTCCACTTCCCTGCCAGCCAGTCCCAGTTTGGGCGGAGCTTCCATCAAGTCGGAGGAATCGGGGGAGACGGGCAAGCACAGTCTGCGAACCGGAAGCGTACCACCACTACTGCAGGTGAGATGCGGGATTTGGTCTCAAACGGAAGGAGAAATTAGACCCTTATATTCATTATCTCAAGTGTCCGTTAAAAGTTGACGTACAGATAAAGTGCCTGTTGAATAAAGTTTGTTTTCTTGAGTGTTAACTATAACTTGCACTGGATAAGTAACATGTTGACTCGATAAAGTGACAGCTGACTATGTCGGACAGTTACCGATCTCTTAACTTAACTTGCACTCGAGAAAACGGTATTTAAAgctattaaaaaataatttatttttattaaaaaatcggTGGATGCAATAAAGCCCAACAaaataatgttttatttttgttcctgtattttgtatttatatttatagaCCGAGTGGGCGTTATTTCACTGGGTGTTATTGCATACACCCGGTTATCCTTTGGTTATTACCCCACTAACTTCAATTTCTATCTTCTCATCCAGGAAATCATGGATGT is a genomic window of Drosophila suzukii chromosome 2L, CBGP_Dsuzu_IsoJpt1.0, whole genome shotgun sequence containing:
- the Hr39 gene encoding nuclear hormone receptor FTZ-F1 beta, yielding MPNMSSIKAEQQGAPIGGGTGGYQLPVNMCTSSVATTTTTTLGVVATGGATGSRHNVSVTNIKCELDELPTPNGNLVPVIANYGHGSLRIPLTGQPPSHEDSDSEEELANIENLKVRRRTAADKNGPRPMSWEGELSDAEVNGGGEELMEMEPTIKNEVVVASVATNQQPTCALQPIKTELENIAGELQLQGKSYPMSNSQGHGAAKMKLAPTQSDPINLKFEPPLGDNSPLLAARSKSSSGGHLPLPANPSPDSAIHSVYTHSSPSQSPLTSRHAPYTPSLSRNNSDASHSSCYSYSSEFSPTHSPIQARHAPPAGTLYGNGGVHHHSVLYRPLKVEASSTVPSSGQEAQNLSMDSTSSGCLDGVGSGSSHPASPAGISRQQLINSPCPICGDKISGFHYGIFSCESCKGFFKRTVQNRKNYVCVRGGPCQVSISTRKKCPACRFEKCLQKGMKLEAIREDRTRGGRSTYQCSYTLPNSMLSPLLSPDQAAAAAAAAAVASQQQQQQQQQQQQRLHQLNGFGGVPIPCSTSLPASPSLGGASIKSEESGETGKHSLRTGSVPPLLQEIMDVEHLWQYTDAELARINQPLSAFASGSSSSSSSSAASSGAHAQPQMTNPLLASAGLTSNGENANPDLIAHLCNVADHRLYKIVKWCKSLPLFKNISIDDQICLLINSWCELLLFSCCFRSIDTPGEIKMSQGRKITLSQAKSNGLQTCIERMLNLTDHLRRLRVDRYEYVAMKVIVLLQSDTTELQEAVKVRECQEKALQSLQAYTLAHYPDTPSKFGELLLRIPDLQRTCQLGKEMLTIKTRDGADFNLLMELLRGEH